A single region of the Neodiprion pinetum isolate iyNeoPine1 chromosome 5, iyNeoPine1.2, whole genome shotgun sequence genome encodes:
- the CSN5 gene encoding COP9 signalosome complex subunit 5 has translation MASTSSDQSSTAQKTWEMTNNVETISTADEIYRYDRQEQLDILAAKPWEKDPHFFKDIKISALALLKMVMHARSGGTLEVMGLLLGKVTANTMLVMDSFALPVEGTETRVNAQAQAYEYMTAYIEAAKQVARHENAIGWYHSHPGYGCWLSGIDVSTQMLNQNFQEPFVAIVIDPVRTISAGKVCLGAFRTYPKGYKPPNDEPSEYQTIPLNKIEDFGVHCKQYYSLEVTYFKSSLDRRLLDSLWNKYWVNTLSSSSLLTNADYTTGQIFDLSDKLEQSEAALGRGNMLAGSNDPYDRRSEDKLVKTTRDSCKTTIEVIHGLMAQVIKDRLFNQFGTGKKDS, from the exons ATGGCAAGCACGTCGAGCGATCAGTCGTCCACGGCACAGAAAACATGGGAAATGACAAATAACGTTGAGACCATAAGCACAGCAGATGAAATCTATCGATACGATCGTCAGGAGCAGCTTGATATACTCGCTGCGAAACCATGGGAAAAAGA TCCTCACTTCTTCAAAGACATCAAAATATCGGCGCTAGCTTTGCTGAAGATGGTTATGCATGCCCGATCCGGCGGAACTCTTGAGGTCATGGGATTACTCTTGGGAAAAGTAACGGCGAATACTATGCTCGTCATGGATTCGTTCGCTCTTCCCGTTGAGGGTACTGAAACTCGAGTCAATGCCCAGGCCCAAGCATACGAATATATGACCGCTTACATCGAGGCTGCTAAACAG GTTGCCCGTCACGAAAATGCCATCGGTTGGTATCACAGTCACCCGGGTTACGGATGCTGGTTATCAGGAATTGACGTCTCCACTCAGAtgttgaatcaaaattttcaagaaccATTCGTAGCGATTGTAATTGACCCTGTTAGAACTATTTCAGCTGGAAAAGTATGCCTTGGAGCTTTCAGAACATATCCCAAg GGTTATAAACCACCCAACGACGAGCCATCAGAGTACCAAACAATACcgttgaataaaatcgaaGACTTTGGAGTACACTGCAAGCAGTACTATTCCTTGGAAGTAACGTATTTCAAATCCTCCCTTGATCGTCGACTGCTTGATTCTCTCTGGAATAAGTACTGGGTTAACACGTTGAGCTCGTCCAGTTTGTTGACGAATGCCGACTACACGACTGGACAGATATTTGATCTTTCCGACAAACTGGAACAGTCTGAAGCAGCACTTGGTCGAGGAAACATGCTCGCCGGATCTAATGATCCTTACGACCGTCGGAGCGAGGACAAACTCGTCAAAACGACAAGAGATAGCTGTAAAACTACAATTGAAGTTATACATGGTCTTATGGCTCAAGTTATCAAAGATAgacttttcaatcaatttggaACCGGCAAAAAAGACTCTTAA